From the genome of Fusobacterium varium, one region includes:
- the ssuC_2 gene encoding Putative aliphatic sulfonates transport permease protein ssuC: MDSLKREKLKGIYLIVLILFIWTAGSHYGLWNSYIIPAPTKIIDSFVKLIENGKLIKHIAISLRRIFIGFSITVFLAVPLGIFFGAFTNVYVYFKSIFEFFRHTPPLALIPMIILWFGIGETSKIVIIILASFFPVFLNVLKGVGGCDKKYIEVGKVFNLSQKDIFLKIILPNSVPDILIGLKLGIGYSWRAIIGAELIAASSGIGYLILDAQQISRSDIVMLGIIVIGTLGIITDNVFSKIVSTYIKRKQGGYFE, encoded by the coding sequence GTGGATAGTTTGAAAAGAGAAAAATTGAAAGGTATATATTTAATTGTACTTATTTTGTTTATATGGACAGCAGGATCACATTATGGTTTGTGGAACAGTTATATAATCCCTGCTCCAACAAAGATAATAGATTCTTTTGTGAAGTTGATAGAAAATGGAAAGTTGATAAAGCATATAGCTATAAGTTTAAGACGTATATTTATAGGATTTTCCATTACTGTTTTTTTAGCAGTTCCATTAGGAATATTTTTTGGAGCTTTTACTAATGTATATGTCTATTTTAAATCAATTTTTGAGTTTTTTCGTCATACACCACCTTTAGCACTTATACCAATGATAATTTTATGGTTTGGTATAGGAGAAACTTCTAAAATAGTAATTATAATACTGGCATCATTTTTTCCAGTATTTTTAAATGTACTAAAGGGAGTAGGAGGTTGTGATAAAAAATATATAGAAGTAGGAAAAGTTTTTAACCTATCTCAAAAGGATATATTTTTAAAAATAATACTTCCAAACTCAGTTCCTGACATTTTGATAGGATTGAAATTGGGAATAGGATATAGTTGGAGGGCTATAATTGGAGCTGAACTTATAGCTGCTTCATCTGGAATAGGGTATCTCATATTAGATGCCCAGCAGATATCAAGATCAGATATAGTTATGTTGGGAATAATAGTAATAGGAACTTTAGGAATAATAACAGATAATGTATTTTCCAAGATTGTTTCAACTTATATAAAGAGGAAACAGGGTGGTTACTTTGAATAA
- the mepA_11 gene encoding Multidrug export protein mepA, which translates to MVFAFFIGILVAPTSIIFASIVSQNISPEIAHQVFLYLSLYSIVIPLLFMAAIYNAIKNATGQPEATLIRIIILLLLKIIFNTLFLAIFHLGIIGAVMASLCSYIIIAIWMFYDLFIKKSETQLILRGYYPDFSLLKKVLILALPSMITYSLINFGFFLINMEVEKYGAIVLTAQTIASNINTMCFTLPSSIGTTVTTMVSMNIGAEKPKNAEKSFKYGSLVSLVISFILIAIFLPSSNFLVRLFQNHEEIVKLADHSLKIYTFSIIGFGLFMVSQGAFIGLGRTRLPLIMGLLRVWLIRYIFIIITKKWLGVDSVFWGNLVSNWVAGLLFYYIVTKTPWVSVIKKDKHSI; encoded by the coding sequence ATGGTATTTGCATTTTTTATAGGTATTTTAGTTGCTCCTACTTCTATTATTTTTGCATCTATTGTATCACAAAATATAAGCCCTGAAATAGCTCATCAAGTTTTTCTCTATTTGAGTCTTTATTCAATTGTTATTCCATTATTATTTATGGCTGCGATATATAATGCAATAAAAAATGCAACTGGACAGCCAGAAGCAACACTTATTAGAATAATAATTTTATTGCTTCTGAAAATTATATTCAATACTTTGTTCCTAGCTATTTTTCATCTTGGAATAATTGGAGCTGTTATGGCTTCCCTTTGTTCATATATAATCATTGCTATCTGGATGTTTTATGATTTATTCATAAAAAAAAGTGAAACACAGCTTATTTTAAGAGGTTATTATCCAGATTTTTCTCTATTGAAAAAAGTTTTAATATTAGCTCTTCCTTCCATGATTACTTATTCATTGATAAATTTTGGATTTTTCTTAATTAATATGGAGGTAGAAAAATATGGTGCAATAGTACTTACAGCTCAAACTATTGCAAGTAATATCAATACTATGTGCTTTACTCTTCCCTCTTCTATTGGTACTACTGTAACAACTATGGTCAGTATGAATATTGGAGCTGAAAAGCCTAAAAATGCTGAAAAGTCTTTTAAATATGGTTCGCTAGTAAGTTTGGTCATTTCTTTCATTCTTATTGCAATATTTCTTCCAAGCAGCAATTTTCTAGTAAGATTATTTCAGAATCATGAAGAGATAGTAAAACTTGCTGATCATTCATTGAAAATATATACTTTTTCTATTATAGGTTTTGGCTTATTTATGGTTTCACAGGGGGCCTTTATAGGTCTAGGAAGAACAAGACTTCCTCTGATTATGGGACTTTTAAGAGTGTGGCTGATAAGATATATTTTTATCATAATAACTAAAAAATGGCTTGGAGTTGACTCAGTATTTTGGGGAAATCTTGTATCCAACTGGGTTGCTGGATTGTTGTTCTATTATATTGTTACAAAAACTCCATGGGTATCAGTAATAAAGAAAGATAAACATTCAATATAA
- the hslU gene encoding Unfoldase HslU produces MNRGLTPKRIVEELNKYIISQDEAKKNVAISLRNRDRRKSIEDEELRKEITPKNIILMGPTGVGKTEIARRIAKIADAPFLKVEATKYTEVGYVGKDVESIIKDLTSLTYRKMKEQKFNELREEAYETALEKAAKLVKPYDSLNDEEKAQIMQDIDEGKYDDTEVEIEKTRKDLDLPIIEVVSGNDDTSGIGSILDQVMAGVSGKSKKMITTVKNAIGIMIDEEVEKKLDLDSLNEEVIENVENNGIIFIDEIDKIAERDGVGKGEVSRQGVQRDILPIVEGSTVMTKFGPVKTDHILFIAAGAFTQSSPSDLMPELQGRFPIRVKLKNLEREDFVKILTDVEYNLLDQYTAMLATDNVELSFTKGAIEKIADITAVMNEKVENIGARRLSAVVEELLREVMYEAPYEKKKKVSIDANFVKKIFKKENEEENLDKYIL; encoded by the coding sequence ATGAACAGAGGGCTTACTCCCAAGAGGATAGTAGAAGAACTTAATAAATATATAATATCACAAGATGAAGCTAAGAAGAATGTTGCTATTTCTTTAAGAAACAGAGATAGAAGAAAAAGTATAGAAGATGAGGAATTAAGAAAGGAAATTACTCCTAAAAATATAATTCTTATGGGACCAACTGGAGTGGGGAAAACTGAAATAGCAAGAAGAATAGCTAAAATAGCTGATGCACCATTTTTAAAGGTAGAAGCTACTAAATATACTGAAGTAGGATATGTTGGAAAAGATGTAGAAAGCATAATAAAAGATTTGACTTCTCTTACTTACAGAAAAATGAAGGAACAAAAATTTAATGAGTTAAGAGAAGAGGCTTATGAAACTGCATTAGAAAAAGCAGCAAAACTTGTAAAACCATATGATTCTCTTAATGATGAAGAGAAAGCTCAAATTATGCAGGATATTGATGAAGGAAAATATGATGACACAGAAGTTGAAATAGAAAAAACTAGAAAAGACTTAGATCTTCCAATAATTGAGGTTGTATCTGGTAATGATGATACTTCTGGTATTGGAAGTATACTGGATCAAGTAATGGCAGGAGTATCTGGAAAAAGTAAGAAAATGATAACTACTGTGAAAAATGCTATTGGAATAATGATAGATGAAGAGGTAGAGAAGAAGCTTGACTTAGATTCTTTAAATGAAGAAGTTATAGAAAATGTAGAAAATAATGGGATTATTTTTATTGATGAAATAGATAAAATAGCTGAAAGAGATGGAGTAGGAAAAGGGGAAGTATCAAGACAGGGAGTACAGAGAGATATTCTTCCAATAGTAGAAGGAAGCACAGTTATGACAAAATTCGGACCTGTAAAGACAGATCATATTCTTTTTATTGCAGCTGGAGCATTTACACAAAGTTCTCCATCAGATTTAATGCCTGAATTACAGGGTAGATTTCCAATAAGAGTAAAATTAAAAAATTTAGAGAGAGAGGATTTTGTAAAAATACTGACAGATGTAGAGTATAATCTTCTTGATCAATATACAGCAATGCTGGCAACTGATAATGTAGAGCTTTCTTTTACAAAAGGGGCTATAGAAAAAATAGCAGATATAACAGCTGTAATGAATGAAAAAGTAGAAAATATAGGAGCAAGAAGACTTTCGGCAGTAGTAGAAGAACTCTTGAGAGAAGTAATGTATGAAGCTCCATATGAGAAAAAGAAAAAAGTCAGCATAGATGCAAATTTTGTTAAAAAAATATTTAAAAAAGAAAATGAAGAAGAAAATTTAGATAAATATATTCTTTAA
- a CDS encoding Non-canonical purine NTP pyrophosphatase has translation MKIFLATGNKHKIEEITAIFKNVKNIEILSIKDGIDIPEVVEDGDTFEANSAKKALEIAKYTGMITIADDSGLCVDALNGAPGVYSARYSGENATDDSNNKKLIRELQGKENRKAHFVSVITLGKPDGRSYSFRGEVSGEIIDEPRGDKGFGYDPHFFVAEYRKTLAEMPDIKNIISHRANALKKLEAELENILKD, from the coding sequence ATGAAAATATTTCTAGCAACAGGAAATAAACATAAAATAGAAGAGATAACAGCTATCTTTAAAAATGTAAAAAATATAGAGATACTTTCTATTAAAGATGGGATAGACATACCAGAAGTAGTAGAAGATGGAGATACTTTTGAAGCAAATTCTGCTAAAAAGGCATTGGAAATAGCAAAATATACTGGAATGATAACAATAGCTGATGATTCAGGATTGTGTGTAGATGCTCTGAATGGAGCACCGGGAGTATATTCAGCCAGATATTCTGGAGAAAATGCAACAGATGATTCTAATAATAAAAAGTTGATTAGAGAATTACAGGGGAAAGAAAATAGAAAGGCTCACTTTGTAAGTGTAATAACTTTAGGAAAACCAGATGGAAGAAGTTATTCTTTCAGAGGAGAGGTATCAGGAGAAATAATAGATGAACCAAGAGGAGATAAAGGATTTGGATATGATCCTCATTTCTTTGTAGCTGAATATAGAAAGACGCTTGCAGAGATGCCAGATATAAAAAATATAATAAGTCACAGAGCTAATGCTTTGAAAAAGCTTGAAGCTGAATTGGAAAACATATTAAAAGATTAA
- the rph gene encoding Ribonuclease PH, whose translation MEVKEMIIEEDLRTLKLREDGRKVDSLREIKITKDFNLYAEGSVLIEFGNTKVICTASVSDKVPPFMRGQGKGWLTAEYSMIPRATGERNQRESAKGKLSGRTMEIQRLIGRALRTAVDLDKLGERTITIDCDVIQADGGTRTTSISGGFIALALAVKKLMKDRVLSVNPIVSNVAAISVGIVRGTPMLDLMYTEDSAAEVDMNVVMNGKGEFVEVQGTGEEATYTRKELNELIDLAEVGIKEIIRLQNEIIGE comes from the coding sequence ATGGAAGTCAAAGAAATGATAATAGAGGAAGATTTAAGAACTTTAAAATTAAGAGAAGATGGAAGAAAAGTAGATAGTCTTAGAGAAATAAAAATAACAAAAGATTTTAACCTCTATGCAGAGGGATCAGTATTGATAGAATTTGGAAATACAAAAGTAATATGTACAGCTTCTGTAAGTGATAAAGTACCACCTTTTATGAGAGGACAAGGAAAAGGGTGGCTTACAGCTGAGTATTCTATGATACCTAGAGCTACTGGAGAGAGAAACCAAAGAGAATCAGCTAAAGGAAAACTTTCTGGAAGAACTATGGAAATACAAAGACTTATAGGAAGAGCTTTAAGAACAGCTGTAGATTTGGATAAGCTGGGAGAGAGAACTATAACTATTGACTGTGATGTTATTCAGGCTGATGGAGGAACTAGAACTACTTCTATATCAGGAGGATTTATTGCACTTGCTTTAGCTGTAAAAAAACTTATGAAAGATAGAGTTTTATCTGTAAATCCAATAGTTTCTAATGTGGCTGCTATCAGTGTAGGTATTGTAAGAGGAACTCCAATGCTTGATTTGATGTATACTGAAGATTCAGCAGCAGAAGTTGATATGAATGTAGTAATGAATGGCAAAGGAGAATTTGTAGAGGTGCAGGGAACAGGAGAAGAGGCAACTTATACAAGAAAAGAACTTAATGAACTTATAGATTTGGCAGAAGTTGGAATAAAAGAAATAATCAGACTTCAAAATGAAATAATAGGAGAATAA
- a CDS encoding Putative multidrug export ATP-binding/permease protein SAV1866, which translates to MIGKLNIFKNKSLNTFLRYSLKYKWVMTAVVFTSAVSSAMGAVPAWLSKYLIDDVLVNKNAKMMALVIGGIFVSTILKVVTGYFSSISSNYVTETIKRDIKIDVYSHLQKLPMSYFKRNKLGDVMARLSGDSATLGRIGFIIFDMFKEFLTVVALTFRMFQVDYILALVALIVMPLIISTVKKYTKKIRKSGRIRQDTSGAVTAFIQETLSGIFVIKAFNNSDEMIEKYKVISKDEFEKSYKSTKIKAKVSPINEVITTIMVLLVASYGGYQIIVLKSMTAGDLISFVTALGLMSQPLKRLISKNNDLQEALPSADRVIEILDVPLEQDYFGEEKELKSEIKDIKFENLSFHYDDSPELILKNINLNVKAGEVIALVGKSGSGKTTLVNLIPRFYEVTEGAIKVNGIDIKNISLKKYRDYIGIVPQESFLFSGSISENIAFGKNGVTEDEIINAAKMANAYDFIMELPNKFETEVGERGVLLSGGQKQRIAIARALIQNPEIMILDEATSALDTESERLVQDALDKLMVNRTTFVIAHRLSTIINADKIVVMENGEIKEIGTHQELLEFKGLYKHFYEIQFGKKEKVKEEVLA; encoded by the coding sequence ATGATAGGAAAGTTAAATATATTTAAAAATAAATCTTTAAATACATTTTTAAGATATAGTTTAAAATATAAGTGGGTAATGACTGCAGTAGTATTTACATCAGCTGTAAGTTCAGCAATGGGAGCAGTTCCAGCATGGTTGAGTAAATACCTTATAGATGATGTACTGGTAAATAAGAATGCAAAAATGATGGCTCTTGTAATAGGGGGAATATTTGTTTCTACTATATTGAAAGTAGTAACTGGCTATTTTTCTTCTATTTCATCTAATTATGTGACTGAAACTATAAAAAGAGATATAAAAATAGATGTATATTCACATCTTCAAAAACTTCCAATGTCATATTTCAAAAGAAATAAACTTGGAGATGTAATGGCAAGACTTTCTGGAGATTCTGCCACTTTAGGAAGAATAGGTTTTATAATATTTGATATGTTTAAAGAATTTCTTACAGTAGTGGCTCTTACTTTCAGAATGTTTCAGGTTGACTATATTCTGGCACTTGTAGCTCTGATAGTAATGCCTCTTATTATAAGCACAGTAAAAAAATATACTAAGAAGATAAGAAAATCTGGTAGAATCAGACAGGATACTTCTGGAGCAGTTACAGCATTTATTCAAGAAACTCTTTCTGGAATCTTTGTAATAAAAGCTTTTAATAATAGTGATGAGATGATTGAAAAATATAAAGTCATAAGTAAAGATGAATTTGAAAAATCATACAAGAGCACAAAAATAAAAGCAAAGGTATCTCCTATAAATGAAGTAATAACAACTATAATGGTTCTTTTGGTAGCTTCATATGGAGGATATCAGATAATTGTTTTGAAAAGTATGACAGCAGGGGATCTTATTTCCTTTGTTACTGCTTTAGGACTTATGAGCCAGCCATTAAAAAGGCTTATAAGTAAAAATAATGATCTTCAGGAAGCTCTGCCATCAGCAGACAGGGTAATAGAAATATTAGATGTTCCTTTGGAGCAGGATTATTTTGGTGAGGAAAAAGAGCTTAAATCAGAAATAAAAGATATTAAATTTGAAAATCTATCATTTCATTATGATGATTCTCCAGAATTAATATTAAAAAATATAAATCTCAATGTAAAAGCAGGAGAAGTTATAGCACTTGTAGGAAAAAGTGGAAGTGGAAAAACTACTCTTGTAAATCTTATACCTAGATTTTATGAAGTTACTGAGGGAGCTATAAAAGTAAATGGTATTGATATAAAGAATATTTCCCTGAAAAAATATAGAGATTATATAGGAATAGTTCCTCAGGAAAGTTTTCTTTTCAGTGGTTCAATTTCAGAAAATATAGCTTTTGGAAAAAATGGAGTAACAGAAGATGAGATAATAAATGCAGCTAAGATGGCTAATGCATATGATTTTATTATGGAACTTCCAAATAAATTTGAAACAGAAGTGGGAGAAAGAGGAGTGCTTCTTTCTGGAGGGCAAAAGCAGAGAATAGCTATTGCCAGAGCTCTTATACAAAATCCAGAGATAATGATTTTAGATGAAGCTACATCTGCTTTGGACACTGAATCGGAAAGATTAGTGCAAGACGCTTTAGATAAATTGATGGTCAATAGAACAACTTTTGTAATAGCTCATAGATTATCAACTATAATCAATGCAGACAAAATAGTTGTAATGGAAAATGGAGAAATAAAAGAGATAGGAACTCATCAGGAATTGTTGGAGTTCAAAGGGCTGTATAAACATTTCTATGAAATACAATTTGGAAAGAAAGAAAAGGTAAAAGAGGAAGTATTGGCATAA
- the lpxB gene encoding Lipid-A-disaccharide synthase gives MKFFVSTGEVSGDLHLSYLVKAMLEQDKNLKFYGVAGNYSRAQGVEVIQDIEELAVMGFTEVLKKYRFLKKKANEYIDFIKKEKIDKVILVDYGGFNLKFLELLKKEIPEVEVYYYIPPKLWIWGEKRITKLVKADHIMVIFPWEVDFYKKHGVNAVYFGNPFVDKYSLIERTGNNILLLPGSRKQEIKTLIPVMLKVVEKKKNETFLLKLSSTEHLKWIDEDLNKYKNLKIVSDKSLAECVKESKTAVAASGTVTLELALMGIPVIVVYKTSFINAFIARYILKVGFVSLPNLTLNREVYPELLQEKCNPEEIEKYLDYFENSKEKIAEDIAEVRKKLSGKNVVKSYGNFLIKGEQ, from the coding sequence ATGAAATTTTTTGTATCTACAGGAGAAGTTTCAGGAGATTTACATCTTTCATATTTAGTAAAAGCCATGCTTGAACAGGATAAAAATCTGAAGTTTTATGGAGTAGCAGGAAATTACAGCAGAGCTCAAGGAGTAGAAGTAATACAGGACATAGAAGAGCTGGCTGTAATGGGATTTACTGAAGTACTTAAGAAGTATCGTTTCTTAAAAAAGAAAGCAAATGAATATATTGATTTTATAAAGAAAGAAAAAATAGATAAAGTAATTCTTGTAGATTATGGAGGATTTAATCTTAAGTTTTTAGAACTTTTAAAAAAAGAAATACCAGAAGTTGAAGTTTATTATTATATACCACCAAAGCTTTGGATATGGGGGGAAAAAAGAATAACTAAACTGGTAAAGGCTGATCACATAATGGTTATTTTTCCATGGGAAGTAGATTTTTATAAAAAACATGGAGTAAATGCTGTATACTTTGGAAATCCATTTGTGGATAAATACTCATTGATTGAGAGAACTGGAAATAATATACTTCTTCTTCCAGGAAGCAGAAAACAGGAGATAAAAACACTTATTCCTGTGATGCTGAAAGTGGTAGAAAAGAAAAAAAATGAAACATTTCTTTTAAAGCTTTCTAGTACTGAGCATCTAAAATGGATAGATGAGGATTTAAATAAATATAAAAATTTAAAAATAGTATCAGATAAAAGTCTGGCTGAATGTGTAAAAGAATCAAAGACAGCTGTTGCAGCTTCTGGAACAGTGACACTGGAACTTGCTTTGATGGGTATTCCTGTTATTGTTGTTTATAAGACAAGTTTTATAAATGCTTTTATAGCAAGGTATATTTTGAAAGTAGGTTTTGTTTCTCTACCTAATCTAACTTTAAATAGAGAAGTATATCCGGAATTATTGCAGGAAAAATGCAATCCAGAAGAAATAGAGAAATACCTTGATTACTTTGAAAATTCCAAGGAGAAAATAGCTGAAGACATAGCTGAAGTAAGGAAAAAACTATCAGGGAAGAATGTTGTAAAGAGCTATGGAAATTTTCTGATTAAAGGAGAACAATGA
- the lpxA gene encoding Acyl-[acyl-carrier-protein]--UDP-N-acetylglucosamine O-acyltransferase, producing the protein MVDIHSTAIIEEGAIIEDGVKIGPYCVIGKDVKIGKNTVIQSHVVVEGITEIGEENTIYSFVSIGKASQDLKYKNEPTKTIIGNKNSIREFVTIHRGTDDRWETRIGNGNLLMAYVHVAHDVIIGDGCILANNVTLAGHVVVDSFAIIGGLTPIHQFCRIGSYSMIGGASAVNQDICPFVLAEGNKAEVRGLNSIGLRRRGFSDETLSNLKKAYRIIFRNGLPLKEAVKQVEEEYGEDDNIKYLLEFINSSNRGITR; encoded by the coding sequence TTGGTAGATATTCATAGCACTGCTATAATTGAAGAGGGAGCAATTATAGAAGATGGAGTAAAAATAGGACCTTACTGTGTAATAGGAAAAGATGTAAAAATAGGAAAAAATACAGTTATACAATCTCATGTAGTTGTAGAAGGGATTACAGAAATAGGGGAAGAAAATACTATTTACTCATTTGTTTCTATTGGAAAAGCTTCTCAAGATTTAAAATATAAAAATGAACCCACAAAAACTATTATAGGAAATAAAAACTCAATAAGAGAGTTTGTTACTATTCATAGAGGAACAGATGACAGATGGGAAACAAGGATAGGAAATGGGAATCTTCTCATGGCTTATGTCCATGTTGCTCATGATGTCATCATAGGAGATGGATGTATACTCGCAAATAATGTCACTTTAGCAGGGCATGTAGTAGTTGACAGTTTTGCAATAATAGGAGGTCTTACTCCAATTCATCAATTCTGCAGAATAGGATCTTATTCTATGATAGGAGGGGCAAGTGCTGTAAATCAGGATATTTGTCCTTTCGTACTTGCTGAAGGGAATAAAGCTGAAGTAAGAGGATTAAACAGTATCGGACTCAGAAGAAGAGGTTTTTCTGATGAAACATTGTCAAATCTAAAGAAAGCTTATAGAATTATATTTAGAAATGGTCTTCCTTTGAAAGAAGCTGTAAAACAAGTAGAGGAAGAATATGGTGAAGATGATAATATAAAATACTTGCTGGAATTTATAAATAGCAGTAATAGGGGGATAACTAGATAA
- the fabZ gene encoding (3R)-hydroxymyristoyl-[acyl-carrier-protein] dehydratase, which translates to MLDTLEIMKRIPHRYPFLLVDRIIEVNKEEQKIKGLKNVTINEEFFNGHFPGHPIMPGVLIVEGMAQCLGVLVMDGVEGKVPYFVGVESAKFKSPIKPGDQIIYEVEVEKIKRNFVKAHGVAKVDGVLACEATFTFCITDK; encoded by the coding sequence ATGTTAGATACTTTAGAAATTATGAAGAGAATTCCACACAGATACCCATTCTTACTTGTTGATAGAATTATTGAGGTGAATAAAGAAGAGCAGAAAATAAAAGGATTGAAAAATGTAACTATCAATGAAGAGTTTTTTAATGGGCATTTTCCAGGACACCCAATTATGCCAGGAGTACTAATAGTAGAGGGAATGGCACAATGTTTAGGTGTACTTGTAATGGACGGTGTAGAAGGAAAAGTTCCATATTTCGTAGGTGTTGAGAGTGCTAAATTTAAAAGTCCAATAAAACCTGGGGATCAAATTATTTATGAAGTGGAAGTAGAAAAGATAAAAAGAAACTTTGTAAAAGCTCATGGAGTAGCAAAAGTAGATGGAGTTTTAGCATGCGAAGCTACATTTACATTCTGTATAACAGACAAATAA
- the lpxC gene encoding UDP-3-O-[3-hydroxymyristoyl] N-acetylglucosamine deacetylase produces the protein MKRKTLASEIVYSGIGLHKGENIDMKLIPGSDGIIFRRVDFEKGKNEIKLDIENTFDLTRGTNLKNEFGAKVHTIEHFLSALYAAEITDLIIELDGNELPICDGSACNFIELFEAAGIKELDKEVEPIVISKPVYLTVNDKSIVALPYDGYKITYAIRFEHSFLKSQLAEFEINLENYKKEIASARTFGFDYEIEYLKKNNLALGGTLENAIVIEKDGVMNPEGLRYEDEFVRHKMLDIIGDLKILNRPIKGHIIAVKAGHALDIEFAKLLKNL, from the coding sequence ATGAAAAGGAAAACACTGGCATCAGAAATTGTTTATTCTGGTATTGGGCTTCATAAGGGAGAAAATATTGATATGAAACTTATTCCTGGAAGTGATGGAATAATTTTCAGAAGAGTAGACTTTGAAAAAGGAAAAAATGAAATAAAATTAGATATAGAAAATACTTTTGATCTAACACGAGGAACTAATTTAAAAAATGAATTTGGAGCTAAAGTACATACAATAGAACATTTTTTATCAGCACTATATGCAGCTGAGATAACAGACTTGATAATAGAACTTGATGGAAACGAACTTCCTATTTGTGATGGGAGTGCATGTAATTTTATAGAGCTTTTTGAGGCTGCTGGAATAAAAGAATTAGATAAAGAAGTAGAGCCTATAGTTATAAGTAAACCAGTATATCTTACAGTAAATGATAAAAGTATAGTTGCTTTGCCATATGATGGTTATAAAATAACATATGCTATCAGGTTTGAACACAGCTTTTTAAAATCACAGCTGGCAGAATTTGAAATAAATCTTGAAAATTATAAAAAAGAGATAGCTTCAGCTAGAACTTTTGGTTTCGATTATGAAATAGAGTATCTTAAGAAAAATAACCTTGCTCTAGGGGGGACTTTAGAGAATGCTATTGTAATAGAAAAAGATGGTGTAATGAATCCAGAAGGACTTAGATATGAAGATGAGTTTGTAAGACATAAAATGCTTGATATTATAGGAGATTTGAAAATCCTGAACAGACCTATTAAAGGTCATATAATAGCAGTCAAAGCAGGACATGCTTTAGATATAGAATTTGCAAAATTACTAAAAAATTTATAA